One genomic window of Candidatus Pseudobacter hemicellulosilyticus includes the following:
- a CDS encoding biotin/lipoyl-binding protein — MKRILFISSGFFSGILLVACQSGNPTQPALPQGKVKFESIAVAPKVAGRIEKLLVQEGMQVKKGDTLAILGVPEIAAKLEQAEGAITSASGQLDLAHHGATRDQLDQVAGQLDAAQAQLEFADQSFRRVENMYRDSLVPAQQYDEVRAKYNAAKAQVKALKARQQELVSGTRPETIRSAKGQLDRAIGARNEVLQADKERYLLAPADMSVESITLKEGELATPGYTLVNGYELNNTYFRFTIGENSINAYKTGDSFTIQVPNTSTSIRAKIVAVKQLPRYADNTSTSPNRQVGEGFYELKLVPLQPAEAKALYNNSTVLLERGPVQP; from the coding sequence ATGAAACGTATTCTATTTATAAGCAGCGGCTTCTTTTCCGGCATCCTGCTGGTAGCCTGCCAGTCGGGCAATCCCACCCAACCCGCACTACCGCAGGGCAAGGTCAAATTTGAATCCATTGCTGTAGCGCCCAAAGTAGCCGGCCGCATTGAAAAGCTGCTGGTACAGGAAGGCATGCAGGTGAAAAAAGGCGATACCCTGGCCATCCTCGGCGTACCCGAGATTGCCGCCAAACTGGAACAGGCTGAAGGCGCCATCACCAGCGCCAGCGGCCAGCTGGACCTGGCCCATCATGGCGCCACCAGGGACCAGCTGGACCAGGTGGCCGGTCAGCTGGATGCCGCACAGGCCCAGCTGGAATTTGCTGACCAATCTTTCAGGCGGGTGGAAAATATGTACCGGGACTCCCTGGTGCCTGCCCAGCAATATGATGAAGTACGCGCCAAATACAATGCGGCCAAAGCACAGGTGAAAGCCCTCAAAGCAAGGCAGCAGGAACTGGTCAGCGGCACCCGCCCTGAGACCATCCGCAGCGCCAAAGGCCAGCTGGATCGGGCCATCGGGGCCCGCAATGAAGTATTGCAGGCCGATAAGGAAAGATACCTGCTGGCCCCCGCTGATATGTCCGTGGAAAGCATCACCCTCAAAGAAGGAGAGCTGGCCACACCGGGTTATACCCTGGTCAACGGCTATGAGCTGAACAATACCTATTTCCGGTTCACCATCGGGGAGAACAGCATCAATGCCTATAAGACCGGAGACAGCTTTACCATCCAGGTCCCCAATACCAGCACTTCCATCCGGGCAAAAATAGTAGCGGTAAAACAGCTGCCCCGTTATGCAGACAATACCAGCACCTCCCCCAACCGCCAGGTGGGAGAAGGATTTTATGAATTGAAGCTGGTACCATTGCAACCGGCCGAAGCAAAGGCCCTGTACAATAATTCCACCGTGCTCCTGGAACGCGGACCGGTCCAACCCTAA
- a CDS encoding ABC transporter permease: MKQFIRLLRTEFKRIFSNQVLVVIFFGAPLLYGITFVYVYRKGKLTNMPVVVIDADHSATSGKFIDALDDNESIQVVKVQFDAGNIAAEMPSKEYVAVISIPAGFESAILQKRYPEIMADINTANLVTANFASRAIQTVMGTLSAGIEIEALKKGGMDRETAAQRFEPFRVNYTRFYNPAGNYLYLMLPGILGTIMQQVILLGLGLVFARDFEDGYFGKLVRHSRSSLYHILLKITPFILLTTLMWGVVGSFFVLYDIDIPVFNSGMAVLVAVFSLACMFLGMLVSLAIPNQLRATELLMVIATPSFLLSGFTWPLEGMPVFVQKIANALPLTHFLNGFRKLSVYGGSFSDIQPQLTALTWIAVICFVLMVILLQWKISRQPRAGIAAA; encoded by the coding sequence ATGAAACAGTTTATCCGGCTGCTCCGCACCGAATTCAAAAGGATCTTTTCCAACCAGGTACTGGTGGTCATTTTCTTTGGGGCGCCCCTGTTATACGGGATCACTTTTGTGTATGTATACCGGAAGGGAAAACTGACCAATATGCCGGTAGTGGTCATTGATGCAGACCATAGCGCCACCAGCGGCAAGTTCATTGATGCGCTGGACGATAATGAAAGTATCCAGGTGGTGAAAGTGCAGTTTGACGCCGGCAATATTGCAGCGGAGATGCCTTCCAAAGAATATGTGGCAGTGATCTCCATCCCGGCAGGCTTTGAATCCGCCATCCTGCAAAAACGCTATCCTGAGATCATGGCGGATATCAATACGGCCAACCTCGTCACAGCTAATTTTGCCAGCAGGGCCATCCAGACCGTCATGGGCACCCTGAGCGCCGGCATTGAGATAGAGGCCCTGAAAAAAGGCGGCATGGACCGGGAGACTGCCGCCCAGCGTTTTGAGCCCTTCCGCGTCAATTACACCCGCTTCTATAACCCTGCCGGCAATTATCTCTACCTCATGCTGCCCGGTATCCTGGGCACCATTATGCAGCAGGTGATCCTGCTGGGGCTGGGACTGGTATTTGCGCGGGATTTTGAGGATGGGTATTTCGGGAAGCTGGTGCGTCACAGCCGGTCTTCGCTGTACCATATCCTCCTGAAAATAACGCCCTTTATTTTGCTGACAACATTGATGTGGGGAGTAGTCGGTTCTTTCTTTGTGCTCTACGATATCGATATCCCGGTCTTTAACAGTGGTATGGCCGTACTGGTAGCGGTGTTCAGCCTGGCCTGCATGTTCCTCGGCATGCTGGTATCATTAGCCATTCCCAACCAGCTGCGGGCTACCGAACTGCTGATGGTGATAGCCACGCCCTCTTTCCTGCTCAGTGGTTTTACCTGGCCATTGGAAGGCATGCCGGTCTTTGTACAAAAGATCGCCAACGCACTGCCCCTGACCCATTTCCTGAATGGCTTCCGGAAACTGTCCGTGTATGGCGGAAGCTTTTCGGATATCCAGCCCCAGCTGACCGCCCTAACCTGGATTGCAGTGATCTGTTTTGTGCTGATGGTCATCCTGCTGCAATGGAAGATCAGCCGGCAGCCCAGGGCCGGGATAGCCGCCGCATAA
- a CDS encoding AraC family transcriptional regulator, with protein MNDIFAGKKKRPGLRNSNKNIRHTLRLFGQEDQQKPYFISSGAGISRYPAEGFRADFYIYAICFSGTAELLLNNEPVHLRTNSFFAAIPSTIVQVVGHSPDFRARVLVFEKSFLLKNILDARQLEQLGFFSFDTLAFVQLKKKESQLLQGKLDALHLKTRQDGLFQEQLVQNLIFNLLYETAEIFVRYHNTALRKALGREEELFLQFMKLVQFHFREEQGLDFYAGKLFIGSKYLIQVCKKIAGKTPGTLIAAAMSNEACLLLKQPDNTISMVAARLNYGSVAAFSKFFRKQTGVSPSAYRNNH; from the coding sequence ATGAATGATATATTTGCCGGGAAGAAAAAACGACCCGGCTTGCGGAACAGCAATAAGAATATACGTCATACCCTCCGCCTGTTTGGACAGGAAGACCAGCAGAAGCCCTATTTTATTTCCAGCGGCGCCGGCATCAGCCGGTATCCTGCGGAAGGGTTCCGGGCTGATTTCTATATCTATGCCATCTGTTTTTCCGGCACGGCGGAACTATTGCTGAACAACGAGCCGGTGCATCTGCGGACCAACAGCTTTTTTGCCGCTATTCCATCCACCATTGTGCAGGTAGTTGGCCATAGCCCTGATTTCCGGGCAAGGGTGCTGGTCTTTGAGAAAAGTTTCCTGCTGAAGAATATCCTGGACGCCCGCCAACTGGAGCAGCTGGGCTTTTTCAGTTTTGACACCCTGGCCTTTGTACAGCTGAAGAAAAAAGAAAGCCAGCTGCTGCAAGGCAAACTGGACGCCCTGCACCTCAAAACCAGGCAGGACGGCCTTTTCCAGGAGCAACTGGTACAGAACCTCATCTTTAACCTCCTGTATGAAACGGCGGAGATCTTTGTACGTTACCACAATACGGCCCTGCGCAAAGCCCTGGGCCGCGAGGAAGAGTTGTTCCTGCAATTCATGAAACTGGTGCAATTCCATTTCCGCGAGGAACAGGGATTGGATTTTTATGCGGGTAAATTATTTATCGGCAGCAAGTACCTGATCCAGGTCTGCAAAAAGATAGCCGGCAAAACACCGGGTACCCTGATAGCCGCCGCCATGAGCAATGAGGCCTGCCTGCTGCTGAAGCAGCCGGACAATACCATCAGCATGGTGGCGGCAAGGCTCAACTATGGCTCCGTAGCGGCTTTCAGCAAATTCTTCCGCAAGCAGACAGGCGTTTCTCCCTCCGCTTACCGGAATAATCACTAA